A single genomic interval of Shewanella psychropiezotolerans harbors:
- a CDS encoding O-antigen ligase family protein, which translates to MTEFKYLIFFMTLIIGVPLGYLCCLHSKNCEKLVFFLVIFFTCDMVDINFVSMETYRGTTRGFEFGMVDISLYILLSLVLKRRHQLPIDWFPMGSSLYLLYFLFSLASIINADVGIYSAFEILKMCRMYVYFWTIANYLRNEQQLQWLMTTIGAIIIYIFFSVMKQKYLLGMFQCKGPFPHQNSLVMYVSIFGAMAHAYLLNVASSRSWFWFTIFGMASICILATLSRAGLALFILNSLMVFCISLCSKQSNAKVRKRHLILLIILPLAGTLVLIKASDTIMERFLSAPEESKIVRVQLAKAALYMANDKVLGVGLNNFAHKINPPYSYSSHIPMVDENDPDEKHGLVETVYLMIAAETGWLNLVIFISLLLFFYTKNIKNYFRLKGSQSRFICIALIASLTCIYLQSTLEWVLKQTNNFYQLMLVFALIATMDRMIQTGELNGQAKRKRC; encoded by the coding sequence ATGACTGAGTTTAAGTACCTCATCTTCTTCATGACCTTGATAATAGGTGTGCCTCTAGGTTACCTCTGCTGTCTGCATTCTAAAAATTGCGAGAAATTGGTGTTCTTTCTGGTGATATTTTTTACCTGCGACATGGTCGATATCAACTTTGTTTCCATGGAGACTTATCGTGGTACCACCAGAGGGTTCGAGTTCGGCATGGTGGATATTTCATTGTATATTTTGCTGAGTTTAGTCCTTAAACGTAGGCATCAATTGCCCATCGACTGGTTCCCAATGGGCTCTAGTCTGTACCTGTTGTATTTTCTGTTTAGCCTGGCATCAATCATTAATGCCGATGTTGGTATCTATTCTGCCTTCGAAATACTCAAGATGTGCCGTATGTATGTCTACTTCTGGACCATTGCAAATTACCTGAGAAATGAGCAGCAATTGCAGTGGTTGATGACCACAATCGGCGCCATTATCATCTACATATTTTTCTCTGTCATGAAACAAAAATATCTGCTCGGCATGTTCCAATGTAAGGGACCCTTTCCTCATCAAAATTCATTGGTGATGTACGTTTCAATCTTTGGCGCCATGGCCCATGCCTATCTGCTCAATGTTGCCAGCAGCCGAAGTTGGTTTTGGTTCACCATCTTTGGTATGGCCTCTATCTGCATACTCGCCACCCTCTCGCGCGCTGGCCTTGCCCTGTTTATTCTCAACAGTTTAATGGTGTTTTGCATCTCGCTATGCAGTAAACAAAGCAATGCCAAGGTCAGAAAGCGTCACCTGATCTTACTGATCATCTTACCGCTGGCAGGAACTCTGGTGTTAATCAAAGCCTCAGACACCATTATGGAACGATTTTTATCCGCTCCGGAAGAGTCAAAGATAGTAAGAGTTCAACTCGCCAAAGCAGCGCTTTATATGGCCAATGACAAAGTTCTTGGTGTGGGCTTAAATAACTTCGCTCATAAAATCAATCCTCCCTATTCATACTCATCACATATCCCTATGGTCGACGAAAATGATCCCGATGAAAAACATGGTTTGGTGGAAACCGTTTACTTAATGATTGCAGCCGAAACTGGCTGGTTAAACCTGGTTATTTTTATCAGCTTGTTACTTTTTTTCTATACCAAAAACATAAAAAATTATTTTCGATTGAAAGGTTCACAGAGTCGCTTTATCTGCATCGCATTGATTGCTTCACTGACCTGTATTTATCTGCAGTCCACCTTAGAGTGGGTGTTGAAACAAACCAATAATTTTTATCAATTGATGTTGGTCTTTGCACTTATTGCAACCATGGACCGAATGATCCAAACAGGAGAGCTAAATGGCCAAGCCAAGCGAAAGAGATGCTAA
- a CDS encoding alkaline phosphatase family protein — MKKKLTLFTFIDAFGWEIYQRYGFLDGIIEDAHPLQTTFGFSSGADPSILTGRFPDEHTHWSCFNYNPQESPFKAFKYLAHLPSAIFDRGRVRHWLSKAMAKVYGYTGYFEMYSVPFAHLPYFDYLEKRDYFVPGGIMATDTIFDWCVNQDIPYYCSNWRHSEQEILASNRSEIEKGEIQFNYVYLPRLDGIMHQYGTNHPAVEKQINWLDQEIRSLYELALSQYDEVALYIISDHGMKDVTGDIDLIPDIQATGLEYGKDYVAMYDSTMARFWFMQPDAEAIIRRVLEDQTHGAIVEDDDLKKMHVYFEDHRFGELFFLMEPGMLITPCYMGLKSIPGMHGYHPEDKDSYAMIAANKPITANVKSITDIRGIIEHELRN, encoded by the coding sequence ATGAAAAAGAAACTGACTCTTTTTACATTTATTGATGCATTTGGTTGGGAGATCTACCAGCGATATGGATTTCTTGATGGGATCATTGAAGATGCCCATCCGCTACAAACCACATTCGGTTTTTCCTCCGGAGCCGATCCCTCTATACTCACGGGCCGTTTTCCGGACGAACATACTCATTGGTCATGCTTCAATTACAACCCACAAGAATCTCCGTTCAAAGCCTTTAAATACTTAGCACATCTTCCCAGTGCAATTTTTGATCGGGGCCGTGTGCGCCATTGGCTGAGCAAAGCCATGGCCAAGGTATACGGATATACAGGCTATTTCGAAATGTATTCGGTGCCCTTTGCCCATCTGCCCTATTTTGACTATCTGGAGAAACGCGACTATTTCGTCCCGGGTGGAATTATGGCCACGGACACCATATTTGACTGGTGTGTCAACCAAGATATTCCTTATTACTGTTCGAACTGGCGTCATAGTGAACAAGAGATTTTGGCCAGTAACCGCTCCGAAATAGAAAAAGGTGAGATCCAATTTAACTATGTTTATCTGCCCCGTCTTGATGGCATCATGCATCAATATGGCACCAATCACCCTGCCGTTGAAAAACAGATAAATTGGCTAGACCAAGAGATCCGTTCCTTATATGAACTGGCACTAAGCCAGTATGATGAAGTGGCGCTCTACATCATTTCCGACCACGGCATGAAGGATGTCACGGGTGATATCGATCTCATTCCAGATATTCAGGCGACCGGGCTGGAATACGGTAAAGATTATGTTGCCATGTACGATTCCACCATGGCGCGCTTTTGGTTTATGCAGCCGGATGCAGAAGCCATCATTCGCCGGGTACTCGAAGACCAAACCCACGGCGCTATCGTCGAAGACGATGACCTGAAGAAGATGCATGTGTATTTTGAGGACCATAGATTTGGTGAGCTGTTCTTCTTGATGGAGCCAGGTATGCTCATCACGCCCTGTTACATGGGGCTTAAATCCATTCCTGGAATGCATGGCTATCACCCAGAGGACAAAGACTCTTACGCCATGATCGCCGCTAATAAACCCATCACAGCAAACGTGAAAAGTATCACAGATATTCGCGGGATCATCGAGCATGAACTCCGCAACTGA
- a CDS encoding OmpA family protein, with protein MKTLPIFMMILVLITACMQISSREIPEGSENQLLTIETKPTKAAIYKDGQYIGHSPLKIWLWHGAPRISQIIAVPLYKHQFVQLQSLSIPTIPTQLTFYMTEPSSYEYDFSDKPTQSKQEQQPSPHFTRLQLFFDFDQDQLNISEINRLTLWLSQFGSEPDRIEVHAYADETGSQQYNKALSHRRALAITQCLHRLALKPKELLVIHHGERVSLSQTQQLPKQIDRLVELLVFYQEHDSTGNNKKTPGLLNPGAFNN; from the coding sequence ATGAAAACTCTGCCAATATTTATGATGATACTCGTGCTAATTACAGCTTGTATGCAAATTAGTTCGAGAGAGATCCCTGAAGGCAGCGAGAACCAACTGTTAACCATAGAGACCAAACCAACCAAGGCTGCCATTTATAAAGATGGTCAATATATTGGTCATTCACCACTGAAAATCTGGCTATGGCACGGGGCCCCCAGAATCAGTCAGATTATCGCAGTCCCCCTGTACAAGCATCAGTTCGTCCAGCTTCAGAGCCTGAGCATCCCGACGATTCCAACCCAACTGACTTTCTATATGACAGAGCCGAGTTCCTACGAATATGATTTTTCAGATAAGCCAACCCAAAGTAAACAAGAACAGCAGCCCAGTCCCCACTTTACACGTTTACAGCTGTTTTTTGACTTCGACCAAGACCAGTTAAACATCAGTGAAATAAACCGCCTTACTCTGTGGTTAAGCCAATTTGGCTCAGAACCCGACAGGATAGAGGTGCACGCGTATGCCGATGAAACAGGCTCCCAGCAGTACAATAAAGCCCTGAGCCATCGCCGAGCACTCGCCATTACCCAATGTTTACACCGCTTAGCTCTCAAGCCTAAAGAATTACTGGTTATTCATCACGGCGAGCGTGTATCCCTTAGCCAGACACAACAATTACCCAAGCAAATCGATCGTCTTGTTGAGTTATTGGTTTTCTATCAAGAGCATGATAGCACTGGAAATAACAAAAAAACCCCCGGGTTGCTGAATCCGGGGGCTTTCAATAACTAA
- a CDS encoding glycosyltransferase family 4 protein has product MKKLNILIISNYYPPFHIGGYELACRDTVEFLRQKGHLVTVLTGNKGNTAQSNIQQMGTVHRELIYIDYDNPSYRQRAEVETCNYQICQRYINQVSPDLIYLWNQQYLSLAPSLASQNSGIAKLYEIGDFWPAAYIRPGFINALKRKVKSWLPGLIGGRFDFGPCIACSHWVGKAIKEQLNARNVEVIHNGTQLGAEPQRNRNQPTSFLFCGRLCQIKGIEQSLQAFKLLLAKFPNNQLSLTCIGPIESHYKQVIEQMIHNAHLGENVQILPPTDDMKHIYQQHHVLLMPTLMPEPFGLVIIEAMANGLAVIASDRFGPAEIINNDKLGILINPEDPIAIADAMAQLIDDPGRYHEITKAGYHHVSTHFRLEMVKEKVEQVLLHAVEEHALCLTLNS; this is encoded by the coding sequence ATGAAAAAACTCAATATCTTGATTATCAGTAACTACTACCCACCCTTTCACATTGGCGGTTATGAACTCGCCTGTAGAGACACGGTAGAATTCTTACGTCAGAAAGGACATCTGGTAACTGTACTAACTGGGAATAAAGGCAACACGGCTCAATCAAACATTCAGCAAATGGGAACTGTCCACCGGGAACTCATTTATATTGATTATGATAACCCAAGCTATCGCCAACGAGCCGAGGTTGAAACTTGCAATTACCAAATCTGCCAACGATACATTAATCAGGTATCACCCGATCTTATCTATCTCTGGAATCAGCAATACCTTTCTTTAGCACCATCACTTGCCAGCCAAAATAGTGGCATTGCTAAACTCTATGAAATTGGTGACTTTTGGCCCGCCGCTTATATTCGTCCAGGCTTTATCAATGCCCTAAAACGCAAAGTAAAATCTTGGCTACCGGGTTTGATTGGCGGAAGGTTCGATTTTGGCCCCTGCATCGCTTGCTCTCATTGGGTGGGTAAAGCAATTAAAGAGCAACTCAACGCCAGAAATGTAGAAGTCATACACAATGGCACTCAACTGGGCGCCGAGCCTCAAAGAAACCGTAATCAACCTACCTCTTTCCTGTTTTGTGGACGACTATGTCAAATTAAGGGAATAGAGCAAAGCCTACAGGCATTTAAATTATTGTTAGCTAAATTTCCTAACAACCAGCTTAGCCTAACCTGTATAGGCCCGATAGAGTCCCATTACAAGCAGGTTATCGAACAGATGATCCATAACGCGCACTTAGGTGAAAATGTACAGATTTTACCTCCTACTGATGACATGAAACATATTTATCAACAACACCATGTGTTACTGATGCCCACCTTGATGCCTGAGCCTTTTGGCCTGGTCATCATAGAAGCTATGGCCAATGGCTTGGCAGTCATCGCCAGTGACCGTTTCGGGCCTGCCGAGATAATTAATAACGATAAACTGGGCATTCTGATCAACCCGGAGGATCCCATAGCCATAGCCGATGCCATGGCACAACTTATCGATGACCCTGGCCGTTATCATGAAATAACTAAAGCCGGTTATCACCATGTCAGCACGCACTTTCGTCTGGAAATGGTCAAGGAAAAAGTGGAACAAGTCCTGCTACACGCGGTAGAGGAGCATGCGCTATGCCTCACTCTAAACAGTTAA
- a CDS encoding lipopolysaccharide biosynthesis protein encodes MPHSKQLIKLTASNYLATIIKFMVMIYLTREMFLQLPKESYGFWALLWSIFGYSVLLDLGFGVALQKKTSEVLEHQDWDSYNRTASTLFGTYFLLGFVIVVLTCLSAPFLNLIFVFEPGTQALYTQCFLFFGIGTGLIFPFGIFMEVLRGALCMQVRNRIEVLRDIANCIALVIALRINADIRVLAIIVITSQCLANIAMYIAAKRALPRLRLSWRLYSPTKMVELMSFSLCAYVITISNLIVFRTDQIVISALAGVGLVAYYHVTTRLAEIFRLLCSQIHDVLAPMSSSFNAQQDKQALRQLLRRSQRFVCLLVVLLIVPTWFFVEDLLRIWLGLDNQQTFWCARILLLNIAILVIYRNTTNQILLMCGYQKPLMWIGITECIANLILSCLLIQSLGILGVALGTLIPNILLAIFVSIPMTKRFTQTSIWQIYKPLVIASLAVGLPFASGLVLFELVTEGYNSLLHIIAVSVICVIPALFSAYKCYLSVSERHQLKHIIISMAPRLQLKL; translated from the coding sequence ATGCCTCACTCTAAACAGTTAATTAAATTAACAGCCTCAAACTACCTGGCCACTATCATCAAGTTTATGGTCATGATCTACCTGACTCGGGAGATGTTTCTACAGTTACCCAAAGAATCCTATGGTTTCTGGGCCTTACTTTGGTCCATATTTGGCTACTCTGTATTACTGGACCTGGGTTTTGGCGTCGCATTACAGAAAAAAACCAGTGAAGTATTAGAACATCAAGATTGGGATAGCTATAACCGCACTGCGTCAACATTATTCGGGACTTATTTTCTATTAGGCTTTGTTATCGTCGTACTAACCTGCCTGAGTGCACCATTTCTGAATTTGATCTTTGTGTTTGAGCCGGGAACTCAGGCTCTGTATACCCAATGCTTTCTGTTTTTTGGTATTGGTACCGGTCTCATCTTTCCTTTTGGGATTTTTATGGAAGTATTACGTGGCGCTTTGTGTATGCAAGTTAGAAATCGTATCGAGGTACTCAGAGATATAGCCAACTGCATTGCGCTAGTGATAGCCCTGAGAATAAATGCCGATATACGTGTGTTAGCCATTATAGTCATCACCAGTCAATGCTTGGCAAATATTGCCATGTATATAGCAGCTAAACGTGCCTTGCCTCGCTTACGACTCTCCTGGCGTTTATACAGTCCGACAAAAATGGTCGAGCTGATGAGCTTCTCGCTCTGTGCCTATGTGATCACCATTAGTAATTTGATTGTTTTTAGAACCGACCAAATTGTCATCTCGGCCTTAGCGGGTGTAGGCCTGGTGGCCTACTACCACGTGACGACCCGATTGGCCGAGATATTTCGCTTACTCTGCTCGCAAATACATGACGTGCTAGCCCCTATGTCTTCAAGCTTTAACGCACAACAAGATAAACAGGCCTTACGACAACTCTTACGCCGTAGTCAACGTTTTGTCTGTCTTCTCGTAGTCTTACTCATTGTGCCTACATGGTTTTTTGTCGAAGATCTGCTGCGGATCTGGCTCGGGCTTGATAATCAACAAACCTTTTGGTGTGCACGGATTTTATTACTGAATATTGCCATTCTGGTTATTTATCGCAATACCACTAATCAAATCTTACTCATGTGTGGTTACCAAAAACCTTTGATGTGGATAGGAATAACCGAATGCATAGCCAACCTGATATTAAGCTGCTTGCTAATACAATCCCTTGGCATCCTGGGTGTAGCTTTGGGCACACTAATTCCAAATATCCTATTGGCCATCTTCGTCAGCATTCCAATGACAAAGAGATTTACGCAAACATCTATTTGGCAGATCTACAAGCCTCTGGTTATCGCCAGCCTTGCCGTTGGCCTGCCCTTCGCGTCGGGACTCGTTTTATTTGAGCTAGTGACAGAAGGTTATAACTCACTCCTGCATATCATCGCGGTCAGCGTGATATGCGTGATTCCGGCACTCTTTTCTGCCTACAAATGTTACCTGTCCGTCAGTGAGCGCCATCAATTGAAACACATAATAATTTCTATGGCCCCTAGATTGCAGCTGAAATTGTAA
- a CDS encoding exopolysaccharide transport family protein gives MNSATEFSSAEDDQTETAGLKIDLELLWSQVKGKIWLPFLVAILCGASTLLLTKYFIKDSWKANTIIIRHQKNMSSQAEIPYLYLQIDFNTIMQTILVRDHLLRVIERLELSLTPEDLYKNIIISRGNRSDIINITAIWHQPEMAVKMSDTVSAVFLESYSSVQNSAAQKVNTYFLNELSTSRKALIAAQQAESDFRQKHKLLSFDDQMASNYQKIQALEIKYIESQVATDEKRAKLKATISKLTTIPKEIPLETMVAGAALSRINGLRENLQLLKLKYTSQNPKVMAMEQKISTLQSNSDSTSVTGQVDTKVYGQNPLYLELELEMIHYEFDLYVSDQSLAGYRQGINNTKDSLQRLSALRQEHQRHQDKMIEYRHLVSTLEGRVTDSKLALESNISDFEIIENALPPKYPERSYRKLMAITAGIFGFTVSALILIASVLFDPRVKTRNDLDPKRLIGVLPDKDTVEEYHYYSAFQGLFSNLEQLRSESKNQSKLITLSSTHEHEGKSTIANALTDIYLRQGKRVLYIESVEAGDNVDEAVLNPLIYGKESQWQPLNVADSIDHAYFVYDQDIYLNYLDKASFDVTINTISQDYDVVIWELFPAQRHLQLYSVINNSPAAILLIAKSLFTRKDNLNRVSNYLSEKNIKPIGIILTQVPKDIYHA, from the coding sequence ATGAACTCCGCAACTGAGTTTTCTTCCGCCGAGGATGATCAAACTGAAACAGCTGGTCTTAAGATCGATCTGGAGCTACTTTGGTCACAAGTTAAAGGCAAAATATGGCTACCTTTTTTAGTGGCCATATTGTGTGGCGCCTCGACTTTGCTCTTGACTAAGTATTTTATAAAAGATAGCTGGAAAGCCAACACCATCATCATCCGCCATCAGAAGAACATGTCATCACAAGCAGAAATCCCTTACCTGTATCTGCAAATTGACTTTAATACCATAATGCAAACGATATTGGTTCGGGATCATCTGCTTAGGGTTATAGAACGGTTAGAGCTATCCCTTACTCCCGAAGACTTATACAAAAACATCATTATCAGCCGGGGAAATCGCTCAGATATTATCAATATTACCGCTATCTGGCACCAACCAGAAATGGCAGTCAAGATGTCGGACACTGTCAGTGCGGTTTTTCTTGAATCCTATTCCAGCGTACAAAACTCTGCAGCACAAAAGGTCAATACCTACTTCCTCAATGAGCTTTCAACAAGCCGTAAAGCACTCATTGCTGCGCAACAAGCAGAGTCTGACTTCAGGCAGAAACACAAGCTGTTGTCATTTGACGATCAGATGGCATCGAACTACCAGAAAATACAGGCGTTAGAAATTAAATACATCGAAAGCCAGGTTGCCACAGACGAAAAAAGAGCCAAGCTAAAAGCCACAATCTCAAAACTCACCACTATTCCAAAGGAGATCCCACTGGAAACCATGGTTGCTGGTGCCGCTCTAAGCCGTATCAATGGGCTACGTGAGAACCTGCAACTGCTCAAACTGAAATACACCTCACAAAACCCTAAGGTCATGGCAATGGAACAAAAAATTTCCACCCTGCAGAGTAATTCCGATAGCACGTCTGTTACCGGCCAGGTCGACACAAAGGTCTATGGTCAAAACCCCCTCTACCTGGAGTTAGAGTTGGAGATGATCCATTATGAATTTGATCTTTATGTCTCAGATCAGTCATTAGCCGGTTATCGTCAGGGCATTAATAATACCAAAGACAGTCTGCAGCGACTCAGTGCCCTAAGACAAGAACATCAGCGTCATCAGGATAAAATGATTGAATATCGTCATCTGGTCAGCACCCTGGAGGGACGGGTCACCGATTCTAAGCTCGCTTTGGAGTCGAATATCAGTGACTTTGAAATCATCGAAAACGCGCTGCCTCCAAAATATCCTGAACGTTCATATCGTAAGCTCATGGCCATCACAGCTGGCATATTTGGCTTTACCGTTAGCGCACTGATACTGATCGCCAGTGTCCTTTTTGATCCAAGAGTGAAAACCCGTAATGACTTAGATCCCAAACGTTTAATCGGTGTTCTTCCCGATAAAGATACCGTCGAAGAATATCACTATTACAGCGCATTTCAGGGCCTGTTTAGCAACCTTGAGCAACTTCGAAGTGAGAGTAAGAATCAAAGTAAACTCATCACCTTAAGTAGCACTCACGAGCATGAAGGCAAGTCCACCATCGCCAATGCCCTCACAGATATTTACCTGCGTCAGGGCAAGCGCGTTCTGTATATTGAGTCAGTTGAAGCAGGTGACAACGTCGATGAGGCTGTACTCAATCCCTTAATCTACGGAAAAGAGTCCCAATGGCAGCCTCTCAATGTTGCCGATAGTATTGATCATGCTTACTTCGTTTACGATCAAGACATTTATTTAAATTATCTGGATAAAGCCAGTTTCGACGTGACTATCAACACAATATCTCAGGACTATGATGTGGTTATCTGGGAGCTTTTTCCTGCCCAGCGCCATTTACAACTCTACAGCGTGATCAACAACTCCCCTGCCGCGATTCTATTGATAGCAAAAAGTCTATTTACACGAAAAGACAACCTCAACCGAGTGAGCAACTATTTGAGCGAAAAGAATATTAAGCCCATAGGGATCATACTCACCCAAGTACCTAAGGACATCTATCATGCATAA
- a CDS encoding glycosyltransferase family 4 protein: MTKGTIINIPRRFVKDEWGGTETVITETAHQLKAIGYQLESVTTLALSDNKQESIFGIPVKRFTYSYTRLGLSKKHRLLLDKRGGNMFSLSLFFYLLFSKKTKVFHLHTMGRLGAIARIAARLKGIPYVVSIHGGYLGLPKEQLDDMMQPLKGSFNWGKPFDLLLQSGKVIEGADAVICVGENEREKIAAKYPEKKVVYLPNGVDKQRFSSGNASAFISKYHFTRTDKIILCVSSFTPQKNQETLLRAFAKAHKHSPELKLVLIGVIYDQDYFDLLESLSTELELKQDVRFIINLNFDDPSLANAYAAAALFVLPSLYEPFGIVVLEAWASGTPALCGNVGGLPSFVINGENGLFFDVESVDCLYQKMIDILQDKMLYKHIQSHALKAVETYSWQAISKRLANLYEEIAS; encoded by the coding sequence ATGACGAAAGGAACCATTATCAATATACCGCGCAGATTTGTAAAAGATGAATGGGGTGGCACCGAAACCGTGATCACTGAAACTGCACATCAGCTTAAGGCTATCGGTTACCAACTTGAAAGCGTCACCACGTTAGCGCTATCTGACAATAAACAAGAGTCGATTTTCGGTATTCCAGTCAAACGTTTTACTTACAGTTATACTCGCTTGGGCCTCTCAAAGAAGCATAGACTCCTGCTCGATAAACGTGGCGGAAATATGTTCTCTCTTTCCCTGTTTTTTTACCTTCTTTTCAGCAAAAAAACCAAAGTATTCCACCTGCATACCATGGGGAGACTGGGAGCCATAGCCCGCATAGCTGCTCGACTAAAAGGAATCCCCTATGTGGTCAGTATTCATGGGGGCTATTTAGGCCTCCCTAAAGAGCAATTAGACGATATGATGCAGCCCCTAAAAGGCAGCTTTAACTGGGGGAAACCGTTTGACCTCTTGCTACAAAGTGGCAAGGTCATAGAAGGCGCAGACGCCGTTATCTGTGTAGGGGAAAACGAGCGGGAAAAGATAGCGGCAAAATATCCTGAAAAAAAAGTAGTCTATCTACCAAATGGTGTTGATAAACAAAGGTTTTCCTCGGGTAATGCATCCGCATTTATTAGCAAATACCATTTCACCAGAACTGACAAGATAATCTTATGTGTCAGTAGTTTTACCCCGCAAAAAAACCAAGAAACCTTACTCAGGGCTTTTGCCAAAGCACACAAGCATTCCCCGGAATTAAAACTTGTTTTAATTGGCGTTATCTATGATCAGGACTACTTTGACCTTTTAGAGAGCCTAAGCACGGAGCTAGAACTGAAGCAGGATGTTCGCTTTATCATCAATCTTAACTTCGATGACCCTAGCTTAGCTAATGCCTATGCCGCCGCAGCGCTTTTTGTACTGCCTAGCCTCTATGAACCTTTCGGTATTGTTGTGCTTGAAGCCTGGGCATCTGGCACCCCAGCGCTTTGTGGTAATGTCGGAGGATTGCCTTCTTTTGTAATAAACGGCGAAAATGGCTTGTTCTTTGACGTTGAGTCTGTGGACTGCCTTTACCAAAAAATGATCGATATATTACAAGACAAGATGCTCTATAAGCACATCCAAAGCCATGCCCTCAAAGCCGTCGAAACCTACTCATGGCAGGCCATATCCAAACGTCTGGCGAATTTGTATGAAGAAATAGCATCATGA
- a CDS encoding polysaccharide biosynthesis/export family protein yields the protein MHNFILLHRLLALTLLLSSCANLDPSSNPPLELPLALQKMADVETLDEPAHISQQRLEQELASLHLVKPGTYEISAGDKFNIFVYGEPDLDSKQAIVKLDGSLTFKLIGDVQIAGKTVPQATALMEKKLQRYIHFPKVTLMPYDMRSASITIIGKVIHPGVYYFDGSLRAAEAIGLAGGFSIGIFDDNTIELADLEHSYIQRGEYLLPVDLTKLIRKGNMHHNVPLVDGDYVYIASSMSQEVFITGEVNKPSYYGYSERMTLARLVSRAQGLLLSANSHVLVIRGNIKHPLVYKVNIDKILNGETHDFLIQPNDLVYVPKSMIGSWNALLTQLMPTLETMLTGSLLERRVHDLQSRN from the coding sequence ATGCATAACTTTATCCTGCTCCATAGATTACTTGCACTGACGCTTCTGTTATCCAGCTGCGCCAACCTGGACCCGAGTAGTAACCCGCCCCTTGAATTACCCTTAGCGCTACAAAAAATGGCTGATGTAGAGACCTTAGACGAACCAGCTCATATTTCCCAGCAACGCCTAGAGCAAGAGCTAGCCAGTTTACATCTGGTGAAACCCGGTACTTATGAAATTTCAGCCGGGGATAAGTTTAATATTTTCGTTTATGGCGAGCCTGATTTAGATAGTAAACAGGCGATAGTTAAACTCGATGGTAGCCTGACTTTTAAGCTCATTGGTGATGTGCAAATTGCAGGAAAAACCGTGCCTCAGGCCACCGCCTTAATGGAGAAAAAATTACAGCGTTATATTCATTTTCCTAAGGTGACCCTGATGCCATACGACATGCGCAGTGCCTCTATCACCATCATAGGTAAAGTCATTCACCCCGGCGTATATTACTTCGATGGTTCACTGAGAGCCGCCGAAGCCATTGGCCTGGCAGGCGGGTTCTCCATCGGTATTTTTGATGACAATACCATCGAATTAGCGGATCTAGAACACTCCTATATCCAGCGAGGTGAGTACCTATTACCCGTTGATTTAACTAAGCTTATACGTAAAGGAAATATGCATCACAATGTCCCCTTAGTGGACGGTGATTATGTTTACATTGCCTCCTCCATGAGCCAAGAGGTCTTCATCACAGGTGAAGTCAATAAGCCTAGCTATTATGGCTACAGTGAACGTATGACATTAGCGCGCCTGGTGTCCAGAGCCCAAGGCCTATTACTTTCCGCCAATAGCCACGTGCTGGTTATCCGCGGCAACATCAAACACCCCTTAGTCTATAAGGTCAACATTGACAAAATTCTCAACGGAGAAACACATGATTTTTTGATCCAGCCCAACGATTTGGTTTACGTGCCCAAGAGTATGATCGGCTCGTGGAATGCATTACTCACTCAGTTAATGCCGACTCTGGAAACCATGCTGACAGGCTCATTACTCGAACGCAGAGTACACGACTTACAGAGTCGTAATTAA